The genomic region CCCAAAAGCAACCATCACTGTTCTAGTGCTAGTAATACTCGTCTAGTTCCAGTAGGGTATTAAGAAGCACATTGGCACCCTGGGTGCATTGCTCAGGGGATGTGTACTCAGCTTCGGCGTGGCTGAGGCCAGCTTTACTCGGCACAAAGATCATCCCCATATCCGTAAAAGTGGCTATTTCTTGGGCATCATGGCTGGCACGACTGGGGAGGTGGGTGTATATCAAGCCAAGGGATTTGCAGGCTTGCACGATCGCCCGTTGAATGTGATCGGCAGCAGGGGCAGGCTCAGTTCTCAGCACAGGTTGAATCTCAATGTGAGTTTTGGTCTGGGCAGCAATCTCCTTCGTTTGCTGCATGATTTTCTCCACTAGGCTGTCTAGGTGAAAGGCCGACAAATCTCGGATGTCTAGGCTCATGCTCACCCGGCCAGGCACCACATTGGCAGCATTGGGAAACACATTCACCATGCCGACAGTTGCCACCTGTTGCCCAGGAACACTAGCTGCCTCATTCACTAGCAGAATGATCTTAGCCGCAGCCACCAGTGCATCTTGGCGCATATACATGGGTGTAGTGCCTGCGTGGTTAGCTTGGCCTATGATCGTAATCTGATAGCGCCGTTGCCCTACAATACCCTTCACTACCCCAATCTGGCTGTTCATACTTTCCAAGATTGGCCCTTGCTCAACGTGCAGTTCCAAAAAAGCAGCGATGTCTCGCCGACTGCGTGCAGCACTGGCAATCTTGTCCCAATCTCCACCCACCCGTTTCAGGCAAGTACGAATGTCTTCACCATCAGGACGACGATAGTAGCCGGGGTCATTGATCACGTGCCCTGCCATTGCCTTGCTACCAATCATGCTCCCCTCTTCGTCAGTAAAGGCTATCAGTTCTAGGGGATGGCGCAAGCGCACTTGACGCTCATGCAACACACGCACAACTTCCAGACCAGCCAAAACACCAAACGCTCCGTCATAGCGGCCACCTGTGGGCACTGTGTCGATATGGGAGCCTGTCGCTAGGGCAGGTAATGTTGGATCATGCCCTGCATAG from Cyanobacteriota bacterium harbors:
- a CDS encoding Zn-dependent hydrolase, coding for MITTSLRSRLLVNSDRLSLSIDELADIGKLADGGVRRIAYSPEDLIARQRLQAWMADAGMSVRIDAAGNIIGTYAGHDPTLPALATGSHIDTVPTGGRYDGAFGVLAGLEVVRVLHERQVRLRHPLELIAFTDEEGSMIGSKAMAGHVINDPGYYRRPDGEDIRTCLKRVGGDWDKIASAARSRRDIAAFLELHVEQGPILESMNSQIGVVKGIVGQRRYQITIIGQANHAGTTPMYMRQDALVAAAKIILLVNEAASVPGQQVATVGMVNVFPNAANVVPGRVSMSLDIRDLSAFHLDSLVEKIMQQTKEIAAQTKTHIEIQPVLRTEPAPAADHIQRAIVQACKSLGLIYTHLPSRASHDAQEIATFTDMGMIFVPSKAGLSHAEAEYTSPEQCTQGANVLLNTLLELDEYY